A single region of the Lineus longissimus chromosome 14, tnLinLong1.2, whole genome shotgun sequence genome encodes:
- the LOC135498791 gene encoding zinc finger protein 667-like, whose protein sequence is MDPPVDENLFLAIKQELTNLEKNPANECVVLAGIPELQNTETASPPVATGGEVGKQRSGESASYERMTVEAANVDQNLGLSLNENDKMISMEMELISKSGSGALLSDTAFRQSSSNDGKSCNTGSQSLSDCNQPNESKAMASKLSEQSGLGNDDEDSTNLETIIKPMVCRICEKEFMEPIVLDGHYKAVHDLDNAYQCWRCVYCTSAYSCMERHMEFCGSTTPFPCDRCMEMFENMDALSEHCTKVHSGSVSRFHCIDCVMEFESDTALAKHSEAFHPKKKSVEAELFCSECGDVFENTRELSEHKVCAHSQDLTAQGTKITLLNGKRKCGRNKVVMEATGEPGITAVKQKTDCDVTLVDTNRPSLRKLPKVRLIAAKSKIVGKKNFWVASEVGEDQKFALDANLDTGPNIAPEKDLDNELDSKLLADADKPRKVGKRAPKVKQGKLGPTGSAVKSKPKKAKVDTDVFDTLYLCPHVDAGCKYKSTKKSNLSYHLRTHKNRYSCESCDFQCCKKKQLKLHYKSVHGRDVNPGFLCSMCGKSFRNGTKLKIHIRVHNNDRPFICDQCGQGFASKYMMSEHQKVKHGGEIFPCGICGKKFPVKKYLSKHVKTHDSTKPFFCDMCPKAFKTANHLKAHTRVHTGEKPFECKECGKCFKQICGLMAHKNIHKGEKTFNCTTCHRAFMYNTSLRAGVCLHCRKSAHEDRAKISKTLEKGDFVKSRNSGYFPNVYVPVSGIPGITTSTVADSFVDFAKAGPGVLPPMSVPVFSGASSESP, encoded by the coding sequence ATGGATCCGCCAGTAGACGAGAACTTGTTCCTTGCTATAAAACAAGAACTCAccaatttggagaaaaatccGGCAAACGAATGTGTCGTGCTTGCTGGAATTCCGGAGTTACAAAACACAGAGACGGCCTCACCCCCAGTTGCAACTGGGGGTGAGGTTGGCAAGCAACGGTCTGGGGAATCGGCGTCTTATGAAAGAATGACTGTAGAAGCTGCTAATGTTGATCAGAACTTGGGACTatctttgaatgaaaatgacaaaatgatcagCATGGAAATGGAACTAATTTCAAAGTCAGGCTCAGGCGCCCTCTTGTCTGATACTGCATTCAGACAGTCATCATCAAATGATGGGAAATCTTGCAATACAGGCTCTCAATCCCTTTCAGACTGTAATCAGCCAAATGAGTCAAAAGCTATGGCGAGTAAACTTTCTGAACAAAGTGGGCTGGGAAATGATGACGAAGACAGCACAAACTTGGAAACGATCATAAAACCAATGGTTTGTCGAATTTGTGAGAAAGAGTTCATGGAGCCAATTGTGTTGGATGGGCATTATAAAGCTGTTCATGATTTAGATAATGCGTACCAGTGTTGGCGATGTGTCTATTGTACATCTGCTTATTCTTGCATGGAACGCCATATGGAATTCTGCGGCTCAACGACGCCATTTCCCTGCGATCGATGTatggaaatgtttgaaaatatgGATGCTTTGTCGGAACATTGCACAAAAGTGCATTCGGGATCTGTCAGCCGTTTTCACTGCATCGACTGTGTCATGGAGTTCGAGTCTGACACAGCATTGGCTAAACACTCCGAGGCATTTCATCCAAAAAAGAAATCTGTGGAGGCAGAGTTATTTTGCTCCGAGTGCGGGGACGTATTTGAGAACACTCGTGAGTTATCGGAGCATAAAGTTTGTGCCCATTCTCAGGATTTAACAGCCCAAGGTACAAAGATTACATTATTGAACGGGAAAAGAAAGTGTGGGAGGAATAAAGTTGTAATGGAAGCGACAGGAGAGCCTGGCATCACTGCAGTAAAACAGAAAACTGATTGTGATGTAACCTTAGTTGACACCAATAGGCCTAGCTTGAGGAAACTTCCAAAAGTGAGATTAATAGCAGCCAAGAGCAAAATAGTTGGAAAGAAAAACTTCTGGGTTGCATCAGAAGTTGGAGAGGATCAAAAATTTGCTCTGGATGCAAATTTAGATACTGGTCCAAACATTGCACCAGAAAAAGACTTAGATAACGAATTGGACAGTAAATTGTTAGCTGATGCTGACAAACCAAGAAAGGTGGGGAAAAGGGCCCCGAAAGTTAAACAGGGGAAATTGGGACCTACAGGCAGTGCTGTTAAATCGAAACCGAAAAAAGCAAAAGTTGACACTGATGTTTTCGACACCCTGTATTTGTGTCCACATGTCGATGCGGGTTGTAAATATAAGTCAACCAAAAAAAGCAATTTATCCTATCACCTGAGAACGCACAAGAATCGCTACTCATGCGAATCTTGTGATTTTCAATGCTGCAAAAAAAAGCAGTTGAAATTGCATTATAAGTCTGTCCATGGTAGAGATGTCAACCCTGGATTTCTTTGCTCGATGTGCGGGAAAAGTTTCAGAAACGGCACGAAATTAAAAATTCATATCCGCGTCCATAATAACGACCGCCCCTTTATTTGCGACCAGTGTGGGCAAGGTTTTGCTAGTAAGTACATGATGTCCGAACACCAAAAAGTCAAGCACGGTGGGGAAATTTTTCCGTGCGGAATTTGTGGGAAAAAGTTCCCTGTCAAGAAATATTTGTCGAAACATGTCAAAACGCACGATTCGACGAAGCCGTTTTTTTGCGATATGTGTCCGAAGGCATTTAAGACAGCGAATCATTTAAAGGCGCATACTCGGGTGCATACGGGTGAGAAACCATTCGAATGTAAAGAATGCGGGAAATGCTTTAAGCAGATCTGCGGATTGATGGCGCATAAAAACATCCACAAGGGGGAGAAGACATTCAATTGTACAACATGTCACCGGGCGTTTATGTACAATACGAGTTTGCGGGCCGGGGTGTGTCTTCATTGTCGGAAGTCTGCGCATGAGGACAGagcgaaaatttcaaaaacgctCGAGAAGGGCGATTTTGTTAAAAGCAGGAATTCTGGGTATTTTCCAAATGTATATGTTCCCGTATCGGGCATTCCAGGAATTACAACAAGCACTGTTGCTgacagttttgttgattttgcaaAAGCTGGTCCTGGTGTTTTGCCTCCCATGAGTGTACCGGTTTTTTCGGGTGCTTCCTCAGAAAGTCCATAG